GCCGCGGCCTGCGCGACGACGGCGCCCTCGACCGCACCGGCCTCGGTGGTCGCCGCCGTCTCGCCTCGCGCGACCGTCGCGATGACGTCGGAGCTGAAGCCGATGACGTCGACGACGACGACGACATCCGACGACGCGAGGCGCCGGAGTCCGTCGACGCCCCAGTCGAAGCGCACCTGATACGAGGACTGATCGAACGGGGAGGTCATCCGTCCATTCTCACGGACGGACACGGGCGGCGATGCGGCGGAGAAAGCACGACGCAGGAAGAACGGCGAGCGAGCGCCCCGACACGCCGGGCGAGGCGCACGGTCGGCGGCGGGACTCCTGCGTCGTGCATCGGGCGGCGCGGCTGCGGCAGGATGGACGCACGGCCGACGGGAGGGCGAGCGGATGGCGGGCACGGGCACGACGGTACGCAGGGCGACGGCCACGGATGCGCGCGGGCTGGCGGAGGTGCACATCCGCGCGTGGCGCATCTCCTATGCGGGCCTCATCCCGCAGGCCACGCTCGACCGGCTCGACGTGTCGGCGCGCACGCGCGCCTGGGAGCGGATCCTCGCCTCCGACCGCGACCCGACCTGGGCGGCCGTCGCCGGCCACCGCGTCCTCGGCTTCGCGTCGTCGGGCGCGGCGCGCGACGCGGCGCCTCCCGCTCGGCTCGAGCTGTACTCGATCTACGTCGATCCGGACCGGCACGGCGCGGGCGTCGCCGAGCCCCTCCTCGACGCGGCGATCGGCGACCGGCCGGCGTATCTGTGGGTGCTCGCGGGCAACGCCCGTGCGATCCGCTTCTACGAGAAGCAGGGCTTCGACCTCGACGGAGGGGCGAAGGACGAGACCGCGGCGGATGGCACGCCGATGCACGAGCTGCGCATGACGCGTTCCTGACCCGGCCACCGGAACGGGGCCGCCGACGCGGCGTCAGCCGAAGACGACGATGCCGCTGAGAACCGTGCTCACCGCGGCGAGCGCGGCCAGCACGGCGGCCGGCAACGGCGTCTCCCGACGGCGGACGTGCACGACGACCGCGCCGATCATGATGACGGTGAGGCCCGCGGCCGCGATCGGGGTGAGGACCGGCGCGACGCCCGTGAGGACGGGCAGCACGAGGCCGAGGCCGCCGAGCAGCTCGGCGACGCCGATGAGGCGCACGGCCGTGCGGGAGAAGTCCTCCGCCCACGTGAGCCCCGAGGCGACGATGGCCTCCTTCGAGCGGACGGTCTTCATCCCTCCCGCGGCGATGAAGACGAGCGCGGCGAGGACGTTGACGATCCAGAAGGCGATGAGCATGGGAGATCTTATCTCGAAGGACACCGCCCGGATCCGCACGGCGGGACGAACGCGGCGATCGGCGGTGCGAGACTGAGGCATGCGGATCCTGCAGAAGCTCGTGCTCGACTGCGACCCCGACGCGGCGTGGCGCGCGCTGCACTCGCCGGCCGTCTTCGCCGAGCTGTACGGGCCGCTGCTCTCCGTCCGCGCTCTCGGCGCGGAGGCCATCCCCGCCGTCTGGGAGCCGGGCCGCGACGCAGCGGTGCGCATCGACGCCGGGCCCGTGCCGCTCGGCACGCAGCTGATCGCCACGGCCGACCGGACGAAGGACGACGGGAGGGTGCGCATCCTGCGGGACACGGGGACGCCCCTGACCGGCCCGCTCGCGACGCTCGACGTCTGGGACCACCAGATGGCCGTCTCCGCCGCGCCGGGAGACCCCTCGCGCACGCTGTGGCGCGAGCGCCTGACGATCGGCGGGCCGACGGCCCTCGCGCTCTGGCCCGTCCTGTGGGCGATCTGGCAGCTCCGCGCCGCGCGCCTGCGGCGGCTGGCGCGGCACTGGGCCTTCGATCCCGGCGCTTGACGAGGGCGTCCCTCACTCCTCGCGCAGGTCGGGGTTCTCCGCGTAGACCTCCTCGAGCAGGCTGAGGTCGAACAGGTCCGAGACCTCGAGCTCGATGCCCGCACGCGCGAGGCTCTCGACCGTCTCGGCCTGGAGCTCCTCGGAGATCGTGAACAGCCCGTTGGCCTCCGTCTCCTCGGTGACGACGAGCTCGTTCGTCGCGAGCATCCCCGCGAGCGTCTTCTCGGGATCCAGGTCGAGATCGGCGCCGTACTCCTCCAGCGCGAGGCGCGCGCCCTCGTCGGGGTCGGCAAGCGCGTCGCCCCATCCGCGGATCTCCGCGACGAGGAAGGCCTTGAGCATCTCGCGGTCGCTCTGGAGCGTCTCGTCCGTCACCGTGAAGGTCTCGGCCACGAAGGGCATCCCGTTGTCGGCGAACGGGAGATTGCTCGTGGCGAGCCCGAGCATCTCCACCGAGATGGCCTCGTTCGTCAGATAGGCCATGAACCCGTCCACCTCGCCGTTGGCCACGGGCGAGGGGTCGTACTGCACGGGGACGATCTCGACGTCGGAGGCGTCGATGCCGTTGGCGACGAGGAACGCGTCGAAGAGCGACCGGTTCGAGTCCTGCACGCCGATCGTCTTCCCGACGAGGTCGGCCGGCGTGAGGATGTTCCCGCCGTCCGCGAGGGAGAGGATCGTGAACGGGTTCTTCTGCAGCGTCGTGCCGATGATCTTCAGCGGGGCGCCCTCGTTCGCGACGGCGGCTCCCGTGGAGACGGAGTCGTTGATCGCGATGTCAGCCGTCCCTCCCGCGAGCTCGGCGACGCCCGTGGACGGCCCCGGGACGAGGTTCACGCTGTCGAAGCCGGCCTCGGCGTAGTAGCCGTTCGCATCGGCGAAGTACTCGCCCGCGAACTCCTCGTTCTTGATCCAGCTGAGCTGGACCGTGATGTCGCCGAAGCTCTCCGGGGCGGCCTCTTCGGCCGATCCGGTGTCTCCGCCGCCGGCGCAGGCGGTCAGCAGGAGCGACGACAGTGCGAGGGCGGAGAGGGCGGCGGCCGCGCGCGGGCGCGCGGATCCGGGAATGGTCATGGGCTGTGCCTCCAGGTCGGTGGTGCGCGGGCGGGTGCGGTGCGGATCGGGCGATGCGTCAGGCGACGACGGCGTGGGCGCCGGGATGATCGGCCGGGAGAGCAGCCGAGCCGGAGCCGGTGAGCATCTCGCGCAGGGTCCCCCTGCGCGGCTCCGCCGGCAGCAGTCCCTTCTCGCGCAGCAGCGGCATGACCCTGTCGATGAAGTCGCCGTAGGAGGCCGTGCCGCCGAAGGTGAACTCGACGAGGAACCCGTCGACATCGGTCTCCGCGGCGATCCGCTCGATCTGCGCGGCGACGCTCTGCGGCGTGCCGGTCACCTTGAAGCCGCCCATCGTCTCGCGCAGGCCGTCGAGCACCTGGCCGACCGTGCGCGTCGGGTCCTTGTACTGGGCGAGGAGGCTCTGGCCGACCTCGGTGTGGATCTCCTCCAGCGTCGTGGCGGGGTCGAAGCTCGTGAGGTCGATGCCCGACCATCCCATGAAGAGCGCCGCCATGGCCTCCCGGCTGGGGGCGTCCGTGAGCTCCTGCCGCAGGGCCGCCGCCTCCTCCTCGGTGTCGCCGACGATCACCGACAGCCCGTTGACGACCTTGACCGCATCGGGCCTCCTGCCGTGCGAGACGGCGATCGACCGCAGATCCTGGACGAGAGCCGACGCCTTCTCCACCGTGCGCTCCTGCGTGAAGATGCACTCGGCGTAGCGGCCGGCGAAGTCGCGGCCGGTGCGCGACGCCCCCGCCTGGAACAGCGTCGGCGTGCGCTGCGGCGACGGAGCGATCGGGAAGTAGCCCTCGAGGTCGAAGTGGTCCCCGTGGTGGGACGTCCACCGCACCTTCCCGGGGTCGTTGAAGACGCCGGACCCCTTGTCCATGGGCTGCGCGTCGTCGTCCCACGCCCGCTCCCAGAGGTCGAGGCAGAGGGAGACGAACTCGTCGGCACGGGCGTACCGGGCGTCGTGCGGCGTGACCTCGTCGTCCCCGAGCAGCTTCACGAGCGCCTGCTGCATGTCGGAGGTGACGATGTTCCATCCGATGCGTCCCGCGGTGAGATGGTCGAGCGTCGAGAACCGGCGCGCGAGGAGGTAGGGCCGTTCGGCCGTCG
This window of the Microbacterium sp. AB genome carries:
- a CDS encoding GNAT family N-acetyltransferase, which produces MAGTGTTVRRATATDARGLAEVHIRAWRISYAGLIPQATLDRLDVSARTRAWERILASDRDPTWAAVAGHRVLGFASSGAARDAAPPARLELYSIYVDPDRHGAGVAEPLLDAAIGDRPAYLWVLAGNARAIRFYEKQGFDLDGGAKDETAADGTPMHELRMTRS
- a CDS encoding DoxX family protein, with product MLIAFWIVNVLAALVFIAAGGMKTVRSKEAIVASGLTWAEDFSRTAVRLIGVAELLGGLGLVLPVLTGVAPVLTPIAAAGLTVIMIGAVVVHVRRRETPLPAAVLAALAAVSTVLSGIVVFG
- a CDS encoding ABC transporter substrate-binding protein is translated as MTIPGSARPRAAAALSALALSSLLLTACAGGGDTGSAEEAAPESFGDITVQLSWIKNEEFAGEYFADANGYYAEAGFDSVNLVPGPSTGVAELAGGTADIAINDSVSTGAAVANEGAPLKIIGTTLQKNPFTILSLADGGNILTPADLVGKTIGVQDSNRSLFDAFLVANGIDASDVEIVPVQYDPSPVANGEVDGFMAYLTNEAISVEMLGLATSNLPFADNGMPFVAETFTVTDETLQSDREMLKAFLVAEIRGWGDALADPDEGARLALEEYGADLDLDPEKTLAGMLATNELVVTEETEANGLFTISEELQAETVESLARAGIELEVSDLFDLSLLEEVYAENPDLREE
- a CDS encoding NtaA/DmoA family FMN-dependent monooxygenase (This protein belongs to a clade of FMN-dependent monooxygenases, within a broader family of flavin-dependent oxidoreductases, the luciferase-like monooxygenase (LMM) family, some of whose members use coenzyme F420 rather than FMN.), translating into MAKELILGAFEVMAPTFLANSWRHPRARPEGYATLEAWQGLARQLDAGGFDFLFFAEALAYPMTPEGTVPEVVVREAVQFPVHDAPLVISGLAATVDRLGFVVTSSTTAERPYLLARRFSTLDHLTAGRIGWNIVTSDMQQALVKLLGDDEVTPHDARYARADEFVSLCLDLWERAWDDDAQPMDKGSGVFNDPGKVRWTSHHGDHFDLEGYFPIAPSPQRTPTLFQAGASRTGRDFAGRYAECIFTQERTVEKASALVQDLRSIAVSHGRRPDAVKVVNGLSVIVGDTEEEAAALRQELTDAPSREAMAALFMGWSGIDLTSFDPATTLEEIHTEVGQSLLAQYKDPTRTVGQVLDGLRETMGGFKVTGTPQSVAAQIERIAAETDVDGFLVEFTFGGTASYGDFIDRVMPLLREKGLLPAEPRRGTLREMLTGSGSAALPADHPGAHAVVA